TAAATGGGAAAAGAGAATTTACCAGAATACAAAGAAAGgacaagaaagggaaaaaattggCCATGGCAGCAGATAGTTAGAGAGAAATTGCTACAATTATTGGCCAATTATTGTATGGCTCTTCTTTCTCTATGTGACCCAGATTccttattttcaatatttatcGGGTCCACTTCCCTTGCTTTTTCCGATAATTGGCGGCCACTTACTTTGTACATTTGCTTTCAAAAGGTTTCTCAAGGGGATCATGAGCTGACGTGCAGGGAAAGCCTTACTTAGAACCCTTTTATACAattatttttcagatttttatttcCATGTTTGATCGTGTGGGTAAATATGATCTAAAGTTTGAGtcggtagaaaaaaaaaaaaaaggctttaaTCAACTGAGAAAGGCCGCTCAAAAGCAATATGAGCCTCTTAGCAAAATAAGGCAAGAGTTTGCATCAATTTAAGATTAAGATCCCGAATATCTGACTTGCACGTGAAGCTTTTCAAAGGATCCGATGGTAGTCAGCACGACCGATTTTTTGAAATTAAGCCCAAGTTACCGGGAGATTTTCAGAAGctaatttttttagaaagatcatgatttctttaaaaaattcagTTGTTACCTCAGAATAATGTGCCTTTAACCAccatgatcatttttttttatatttctacGATATCTTCATATGTTTTGTAGTCGAAGTTGCCGGGAGATTTTCATAAgctaaattttttagaaagatcatgatttctttaaaaaaatcagttgTTACCTCACAATAATGTGCCTTTAATCACcatgatcatttttttaattgttacgATATCTTCATATAACTGTTGGTGCATTTGTTTAGAACCTTTCTTAACATAAGTTCATAGATTTGACACTCGAATTGAAAAGATATATTGTAGGTCAGCTTCACTTGGTTTTTTCCCCGATAAGTAGTGCTAGTTCTTTTGTAAATTAGCTTTTTGTAAATTAGCTTTGAAAAAGTTGCTTTGAGATCATGATCTGACGTGTGAGGAAAGCCTTGTCTAGCACCCTCTATACAATTATTTTGCAGAATTTTCTTGTCTGTTTTGACCATGTGGTTAGATAGGAATAAGAGGCCTTTGATCAACTGAAAGAGGCTGTAAGTTGACCCTCTCGGCAAAACGAGGCAAGTGTTTGCCTCAATTTGAGATTAAGATCCCGACCTGACTTGCAAATAAGCTTTTCATAGATCCCACGGAAGTCACCATGATGGATTTTTAGAAATTAAGCGGAACTAACCGGGAAATTTTGAgaagctaatttttttttttttacaaaaacgtTGATTTCATAAAAAAAGTTGTTCATCTCTGAATAGTGTGCCTTTAATCACCAAGAACATTTTTTATAGCCTTATGATATGCTCATATGTTTAGTCATGTAATGTTTGATGCATTTGGTTACTcactaaaaaatcaaataagaaagaaaagcaaaagataatttggaaaatattgcaataacAATACTGTTTTTTAGAAAGGACCTCTACCATAGTTGTTTGAGTTAAGGTGATTAGGGAGAATAGTATTTGATTCTACCATCCAACAAAAACTTAtgagtaaaatgaaatactctttctaCTCATTTAAAACTGTGTCATCACTTTGTTCCGTTAATTTTAAGTGAGAAACCCGCCATTTTGGTTGccgagagtttttttttttttttttcgtgcaAAGGAATATATAGTATAATgtatgtgtatttttttttattttcttgttccttAGTACAATTTTCATGCAATGTGGTGGAAGCGAACCCCGCCATAAAGCATTATGTACATTAATGCTAACAGACGAAGAACGCCGCCTTTGTAGACTTGCAGTTTGTCCTTTATCCAGTTACTGCTAACCGACGAAAGAACGCCGCCTTTGTCCTTTCTCCAATTTTGATTCATCCTCGTTCCTAAATAATCCACACAAGGAGCATCAAATGAAGACGAGTTACGCGTTTCTGTCGACTTATAGCATGGCTTTTTTCCTCAATTGGCGGATAAAATAAACGCGGAAAGGATTTGCCATCCCATTTACCCATATAGATGTGCTCTTGCTATCATATGGAATCTTTTAATTCATCCGCTACTCTTTACGTTCAATGTGACTGATCACACATTTATGGGCATGGGCACAGACACAGATTACTAAATCATGCAAAGATCTCTGTTACAGACACCTTGCAAGCTACTGGTTTTCTTAATATCTTTTTTGAGAAGAATCAGAATCTTAGGACACCATGAgattttatcttgtttttgtttttatggaaGGACGCAAAGAGTTTGGTGAAATGGGGCAGGCATGCAAGCAGGCATGCATGGTTGAATTTTCATATCACGTCGTGCAAGTCAGAACTGTCATGGCGAAGCTGGTTATGCATGTGTTCTCATGTATCAAATGTCATACGttattttattgaaaacaaGTGCCCGATTAATGCAAAAAGAAACATTTCATAAGGAAACTTtaaaaagaagatttggtgaTCCGATAAAGGTCAAATGTGTCAGTCCGCATGTGCATATCTTTATAACCAATGTACTTCTTTAACATTTCGTAAggaaactgcaaaaaaaaagatttggagaTCTGATAGAGGTAAAATGTGTGAGTCCATATGTGCATATCTTTATCACCAATGTACCACTTTAAGAGTAAAAaagtgtttgtgttttttgtctGTTCATAGcattatcttattattttacaaatattttattatctcattaaCATTATCTTATGCATTCATCTGATATCCtattatctcataaatgttttattatctcataaatataatctcatatttatgtttagcatCATCCAATACATCTATCTcttatctcattatttcataaatcttttgttatccaATAAACATTACCTTATACTTATATTTAGGGTTATCTTATATATTTGTCTGTTTTCtcattgtttcataaatcttttgttatctgcttcatattatctcatacttctTTGTTatcacagacacacacatatgcaaTGTTTAAAcatgaaagtaaatatgcatattaataATATAGTTCATATCTAActaaatttgttatatatgcaAACAGAACTTGCTTTCTCAACCTACAACCTTGCCCAGGCTTTAGCTTTccatttaacttgtttacaAAAGAGATCTTCCTAAAAACAGCTTAGCGATTGTACTTCACTTTCATGGGAGAAGATGCAATAAAAAGAACAAGCAAGACTGGTGCTGTTACAAACAACCCTATGCTCCGGCATCTTTCTTACCTTATACATTGgccaaaaaatgttaaaaaataaaataaaacaaagcatgttgacATGAACAAGAGGAACCCTATAAATTTAGGCTTGGGATAAAGGCGCTGGCCGAGACCTCCAACAAGGATCCGTGCGGAGGTCGAAACACAGGACCAAAGAAAGTGAACGTGACGAGGTCTCACGTGCAACGAAGGGACAAAGACAGCACAGGTTCAGCCCTTCTTAGGGGTTGTTTAGTCACTTTGGATCCAATCTTGATGTTTGGACCTTTTATTatattttgaatccaaattctaTCTTATTGATTCATttcctatttttagtttttagagAATGAAAAATCCAACGTGAGTTAGAGGGAAGAGCTTGTTTTGTTATTGATTACACTGTGCTCTTGggttctctttcttccttgttCATAAACGAGTAAGTTAGCAACCGAAGATCATTCGTTTTGAGATGCAACGCCACAAAGTGGACCATGTTCTCCAAGGATGTAGCGCAGAGTCTGGTCTCGCCCCTGTTCGCCTCCTTCTCGCAATCCTCGAGCGTTTGCTTCACGATTGAAGCATCGGCGGAGTTGGGGTCCATGGACAAGTGTTTTGAGGATGTAAGCGAGCTTGGAAGTTGAGAAGGGGAAGGGCTGTGCCTCTTTGCGAGGCAGCAGCGTCGCCAACCGCTGCTCTCTTGCTCCTTTTTCACAAAGTCCAGCTTCTTAGTCTTGCTGTCTGGCGTCAAGTTCTCTTCCAAGAAGAGGAAGTTAACCTCATCGTCTTCCTTACTTGATCTAGTGTTGTTCCATGCTTGTAGCTATGTATTAGGTAGTATAATGGACAAAGTGCAGCCTTGGTAGCATACTTCCCTTGCGAAGGATCATCGAAACTAGATTTATCAGAAAATTTATGAACTAATTGTAATGAATAAATATACGTAGGCAGTGGAATGCAAGACTGAAACCATTTAATTTGTGCACCTTGTATAACTTCAAATAATATTGGCATATGATAAAAGCCGGACCAATACCCATAAATGGTCGAACCAATACCCAGGATACAAGGTCAATTGATCttgaaaatatttctttcatcGTAGTATTATTTTTACTCTGTTAGGATTAAGCTAACGCTACTCCAATAGAAAGAGTGATTTTTGAAGATGATAAGAAGCAAGGATGTtcctgaaaataaaaataacaacagTGTGTGtgtagaaaaaaaggaaaatatgtgtTAAAGCCATTTTATTCATATACTAttagtttaaacattttttatttttctctcaaccaccGGCACGAAAAGGATCATGGTTGATATTGTTTTTTATCCGTCTAGCATATAAATATCTAGAATGTGcagcttcctttctttttagACCTTGTCTTTCCCATTTAAGAAATCACCTGTCGGCAAAAAGGCTTGGAGGGACTTGGGCTTATCTACATGCTGCGGCTGGTCGCACCTATACGCTGCGAATGAATGGGAAACGCAATCAGAGAAATCCTTGAATGTCAAAGGCTTTTCAACCTTGCGGCCACCACTGTGGACCTAAGCACCCAACCCACAGAGCTCAACACTGAAACCATTGCTAGCTATGCAATAATATGCGACTTTTTGATGTACCATTTTTTTTGTCCGTAAATGGCTGCTCAAGGGAAAAATTATCTACCATTTTAATGCCTCCCATTTAGTAGGCAAAATTCTTGGGCGACCCTTTCTCCGATCTTGCATTAAGGGGAATGGCACACTTAGAATGTATTTGTTTAGAACAGGGACAGTGAGACCATGGGATGTTATTCACATCTTGAATTTTAACAAGGATAGTTTGGACGAGTGGAAGTTGCCTGAAGAGGGACCAAAGCCTTCCCTCCTTGCCACACTTAGTATGTGGGTGAGCCTACGATACACCCATGAACAAAATCAAGCTTGCAAAAGTTTATAATCAAATGAGAGTAACACACACACAATCGAACTAACAATATGCATGCTGTTAATATGCCCACCAACCTGATCAGCTATACTGAGTTCACTGGGGCAAATTTACTTAGATACTTTACTTGAAAGATATATGAATTGTGATCTTCATGTCTTTGATCCATGGATCTAGGAGTGAGAAACCAAATATCAAGTCCGCAGTTTGTTAGAAGAATGAATTCAAAGAGAATCCACGCACATACCATGCCCTAGTTAAATCAAAGACATGGAGAGAATGAGAGTCCTCCCACTGACTTCCAATGGTTATGCTATGGAGTGAAGGGCATATAGAAGAAAGGCTACATTCACAATGTGGGTAATTAGCTCCACCTATCCGTCACATGACGAACCCTCAAGGGAAACGAGGATGCCATTTCTATGCGATTTGTCAAAGAAAAAGGTGTTCGAAAAGCCATGGACGGTGTGGCACAGCTGATGGGGTTAGCAACTGGTAGGCAGCCAAATCTTAGTGCTGTAAAAACCAACAAATTCTACGACCATGAGAAGGGGGAAAAAGGAAACAGCTCGAGTGCAACGGGTGAGGAAGAACAAGAGAGTAAAGAAATTGGCCATGGTAGCAGCTAGCTAGCTAGAGTGAAGGGCTTTGATAAGAGAGACGCATCTTACTTCCTTTCCCACTTTGCCGGTAGAGGGAGTACTGGTGGCCTCTTTATAAGAGGCCTTTTGAAAGCTAATGTACAAAAAAGGTAGCGCTTATTAAAAGGAAAGCAGACCCTGCCTCTGCCAATACATAGAGAAAGGAGAACCAGCCAATCTGTGGCCGATAATTGCACCAATCTTCTATTGGGCAGACGAAGGGTCTGCTTTCCAATAAGCGCTACTTCTTTTGTACACTAGCTTTCAAAAGGCTGTTCTAGGATCATGAGCTGACGTGTAGGAAAAATCTTTTCCGTAACTCTCTATACAATTATTTTGCAAGTTGTggatttgccttttctttttgagcATGTGGTTAGATGAGATCTAAATCTTGactcgataaaaaaaaaaaaaggaatttgatcaattgaaagAGGCCTCGCCAAGAGTAAGTTGAGCCTCTTGGCAAAATAAGGTAAGAGTTTGCCTCAATTTATGATTAAGATCCCGATCTGACCTGCACGTAACCTTTTCAAAGATCGACGGGCGTCGACTGGATGGATTTTTCGAAATTAAGTCGAACTTCCTGAGAAATTTTCAGAAgctaaattttttagaaaaatcagCTGATTGAACTAAGGCCAACTAAAGCAAGtatttttgggtgagcaggaggatGAGTATTCATCCTACCGCCCACTAAAAAAGCCAATGAATTAAGGTCTACTAAAGTCTGTATTTTTGGGTGAGTGGGATGAGTTTTCCATCCTACAGCCCAACAAAGAAGCCGATTGTCTTTTTTGTTGAGTGATAGAATGATTTGAAAGCATGTATCATCAGTGCTATtcctatgtatatataaagGCACAAACTTCCCATTTTAGTTCTGTAATATTGTATgtgttccttttttattttcttctttcttaagTGCAATTTTCTTGTTCAACTTTTATGTGGTTGTGATAAGCGTGCACAGGAATGTGCATGCAAAAAATATatgccaacaaaaaaaaaaaagaggaggatggagtattttagaaattttttttgtaagaaatgtatattttatattttcaaccTTTTTTCATAACctctttttatccttttaaaaatatcatttttcaacttttttgagaagcattttagtcattatagaCCCCGTggacaattttttgttaaacTATTTTCGGGTTGTGATTATAGGGCTGCACCACGAGGtgagccaactcgggcttgacttgaactcgctcGACAAAACTCGCTCTTGCTCGACTTATTTATAagcgagttgagttcgagcttaaaaaaaactcgaaacgATAAACTAGTggagttcgagtttcaggaactcgaccATTTACACTCGACTTAACTTGCAAACcagtactctatataatattgccaaaaccagTTCACCGAGTTTACACGAGTTAACGGCTAAACAAATTAAATGGAtcaaacaagttgagttcgagctcgaacTTGCAATAAGAAGCCAacttgagttcgagccaagctcgggctcgactcaactagtgtgcagccctagttgtGATGGAAGTGAATATCCCTCTTCAAAGCATTATGTACATTAATGCTAACCCACAGTATGTGCGCATTTGTCCTTTATCCAATTCTGATTTATCCTCGTTTCTTCTCTATTGTACCTTTCCCTTTATAAGGAAATAATCAGAAACATACTCTAAATggcaataataataaaatacacctaactttttcatattttagtaACATacttaatttattttatgtGGATCCGAGAAGAATCATAAGATTACTTTTTAAAGTTTAACTGTCTGGATCAGTAATTTTTACCATTATAAGCTCTAAAAATAGCACGAAATTAAAATACATATGCCTAGATTTACTAATACAATTAGGTCTTTCTTGAAGAACATTCTTAAATTAAGAGACAATTATCGTGTTATAATGTTATTATTTTAAAGATAATCCATAGATCAAGGTCAAAATCTTCTGTTGGCTCATTCACTGTCGCATACGAAAGTGGCTGGCAAACGCCAACTGAACCTAAGAAGAGAGGTGGACGGCAGAACGAATGGCTTAGGAATCGATATTAATAGAAAACTAATttgtttgaataaaatatttaatcCTGTATTGATATTATTGGATACAGATAAGAAAGCTAAGACAAATGAATGAACTTACACCTTGTTTTTATTAAAGGTGTTTTGGTATTCTGGTCAGTTTTACCTAAGCTCAGGTTTGCAAGAGCCTAATGTTAATTGGCAGATGATTGTATTTGATTAATGATGTAAAATTTTAAGGGCGTGTTTAGAAAAAGGAGTTTTGGagggtaaatttttttttaccaaaatagcgccaagttttctaaaaaatgaatCTATGttgtgaaaacttggttttcgaAAGGGATCAAATAATCTGGTCCGTCCAGGctattcacaaaaaaattgggttttgggtattcatccaaatttttagaaaatgattaaaacttttttttttcaaaactgaattttacAAAACAGTTTTTGTTCATttagggtgtcatccaaacacgtCCTAGGGGTGCATTTTGATAGCCTTGTGATTGAAATCGCTAGAATTTGAGAACCGTGAATTTCAGATCGGACCATTTCCATCTGTTCTTAAATCCAATATTTTCTCAATACAATaccaaaaaaaatgtacaatGAAGATATTTAATATGGAACTTAGTTTGTTGAACGAAATACAACATATGTTTTTTGTCCAAACACTTGGTTTGGGAAACAAACGACCTTAATGAGTCCATGATGTCCATCCACACATTTAATCCACACCTACGAGCTTCCAGTGAAGACAAGTTATGCGTTTCTTCCGAATCGCGTATTTTAAGCGTGTATTGGCCGACAAAATAAACGCTGatatatattatgaaaaaaacagTAAACTAAGAAAGGATTTGTCATCACATTTTAAACATGATACAAGTACTCTTGCTTTCAtatagaacctttcccatccCTGCTCTTTACATTCATTAAGAGAGATCACACGTTCATGGCATAGACACAAATTAATAAACCATGAAAAGATACACAGTAGAAGTACACGGCAGATTCCGGCCTTATTCTACGCAGAAACTAACCAACCATTAGAAGGTAAGTGGGCGTCATGGCGCAGAGTTTGCAACCCAAGCAAAGTGGCCATAAGAAAGGAAGTGGCACATGGGAGCTCCAGGCTTCACTCCCAATGTCTGGAAGGCAGCGTGCTTTGGGTTCCATGAAGAGGTCTCAGTGTGGCACACAGCCCCTGCATCAACTCTGCTCCCATCTTCCTCAGCCACCAAAGGCAAGACATAGGAACTGGTGTTCACGGTCTTGTGGCAGTAGAACACCGCATACGGATATCCCAATACGTGGCAGACTACTGAATCCTTATATGGGAACTCAGTTACACCCTTCTGGACGGTGTACACCCTGCCTTTGGCTGCTGTTCCTTTGTCGATTATTGACGTGGAAAGTAGTTTAACGTCGTTCGTTTTGAGTTGGGAGATGGCGAAATCGACCATGGACTCCAGGGACGTCGCGCAGTATCTACTCTCTCCCTCATTGGCTTCTAACTCACAGGTCTCCAGTGTTTCTTTCATGTCCCTCGCAGCTCTAGAAGTGGGCTCTATGGAGAAGTATTTCAGGATGCCGTCGAGCTTCGAGACAGAAAAGGGGAAGGCCTCAGCCGTTCTGCGCGGCAAGAAAGCGTGCCATTCGCGgccttctctttccttcttgacAAAGTCCAGCTTCTTGGTCTTGCTGCGGGGCTTCAGATTCTCTGGCAAGAAAAGAAATTCGGTGTCGTGCAGAGCCTTGAGCTCCTCCGGGGTTACGCCGAACCTCCATGCGACATATACCTTGCACTGATCCAGCACAGGGACGTATGCCTTCTTTTCAACACCGCCCGTCAAGTCTGGGTAGAAAAATATTTCCCAAACATAAATAGCATTCACAGGATTATGTAGAAATGATCAGTGTGGTCACGCAGAGACTTCTGCCTTTTACATCAGTTAAGAGTAATATTTCAACTTCTAATAAATCACCTTTAGGAAGAAAGGGCTGCAGATAATCTGGAATCGGAGTTCTGGGAAGCAATCTTTTCCAATAAGCCTCTGGACTCATCTCCCCACTGCTGCTGCTTCCGCGCGTGCCTCCAAGCTGCAAAAACAGGGCAAAAACAGTAAGAATCTCTTCATATCCCAACAAACATTCAAATTGGTCATCATGCCCTGCTAGTGAAGTCCATTCATTCAACTAATCACGGTCTGAGGAAGTGAATCCTcatgttgaaaaaataaaaataagaccAATAAAATGATGTAgcatggtttttcaccatggaagaATATTTTCAACTTCATGACCTCAAAGCTACAACAACAAATTCGCAAAGTCCGATGGCAACTACACCGGAGTAGCACAATGAAGCCAGAGCCTGTGCGTGTGTAGCCTCCATGGCCAGAAACATGTAGCACTGGAAATTAATTATCTGCCATAACTTTGAAGCGGGAAAGGAAGAACATGTCCAGAAAAATGACGGTTAAAGACGTTCAGCCCAACCCCAGTATCTAAGTAGAGAAGATGATTGCTTCCCAAAATGAAAAGATGGCAGGAAATGTAGTTACCAGAACAATGGAGAGCAAGTAGAAAAGTGTCATGGCCATTGCGGCGGATGGAGAATGGAGGGATTGATGATATTGGATGAGAGAGGAGTGTGATCTCTGATCTTTCTCCAAGGGGTGGTGACTCCATTTATAGGCCATGAATCTCCACTTGAGGCCACCCACTAAAGTTTCAGCAGTGTTTTTGCCCAAGTTGGATCAGCATTTGAGTGTTCATCTTGGACTCTCGAACCAGTGCTGATTGATGTgcgacattaaaaaaaatatgtttttttcaataatgaTCAGTTGTTGGGAAACAAACAGATTAAGTtgttcttcatctttttctcatGCTGATTATTACATGGATGACGCACTTCCCTTCCTCCACTACTCGATAGGCCTTGCCGACCTTCCAGTGTTCGACACCCACGTCCACCACTCCAAAAATTTCTTCCCCGTTGGTGTTGCAAGAAGCTGAACTACACCAGCCAATATGAAGgccctttttttattattacttcaaatattttacaagtttttcatattttacttggttcttttatgtatttaGCTTCTGTTAATTAATGTCATATTCTTCTGTTTTAGCTGAATGGATGAAATAGCAGCGCGGTGTATTGGGTGCTGTTTCCAATTTTTGCATCAATGTTCTCCATGCCAGGACTCGAgattattttttgttatcttcTTATATTTTACTTTTCCCCGATATGAAATTATATTGTATAGTGATAATTTTCGCTCATTCATGACCAATTCAGCCGATTGAATAGTTGAGTCGGTTTCTGGCCGCCAAATAGATTCATCTTAATTCGGACCGTTTCATCACATTGCACATAGCGGACTACTTCATTATGCCAGGAACAAGGTTCGGTCAACCTTTTTTTCGACCCGCGAATTAATCGGTCATGCTATAACTAAGTAAGCTTTTCCACTGCAAggttttttcaaatatcttcCTCTAATTTTAGATGCATCCTTCCTCGATATAATGAAGTGGAAACCGACGAAAGAGATTGCGGCTTGCTGGCTCAGCAATTCAATAATGCATGTAACTTTcgaaaaaaatagtaataataataaaataaaattccgACCTACCAAAGTACTGGTGTCGGCTCTGTCGATTTCCAATTGAGTCTGCCGCTTTACGTCTCTGTGTGAAGTACACAATAATACAACTTCATCCCACCTTCAATGTTTTTACCAGTCATAAATATCACCCTTCCTCGCcaaacaggaaaaggaaaagagtttTCATTGGCCTTGGAGAAAACCCGCCACCCAAATGAGAATCGACAATCGCAGCTCCCTTATCTCCTTGCCTCCTGGCCCTTAGCCGTGATTAGGCTTGAGTGTGGGCTCTCTGATAAAAAATTTCAGCCCCATTCTTTTGGTGCATGAACATAGGGCCCATGGGGCTTGGAACTAGAAATTGACTACCAGTGTGCCCCGAACCCTCCGTTTCCGCTTCTGTCTTAGGTCGACGTTCGCTTTGCTTGATTTATTGTAGAATGCTTCACTTTTGAAACCACACCTATATGCACTCGAGAGCGCCTTATTTATATGTGCAATGTAATACGGCACAGTAAGTGACTGGGCACTGCACTACGGGAGATTAAGCCACATACAAACCATGAGGCACTTAGAAAGCAAATGGCAATTGTTCCACCCGCATGGGATTTCTTAAGAAGCAGAATTGGGAACAAACACAAAATGACCATGAGAAAGGAAGTGGCGAGGGGCAGGTGGGTTCTCCATGTAGCCTAAGCACTATAGAGCCCACTCTTTGAAACCAGTTGAAACTTGGGTGAACTTGGATCCAGTTATATAGGGTAGCTTCACGAGATTCTAGGGTTACTGTTCTATAGTCACTGTCAACTGAAATTTGTTAATCATAtatttagtgtttcatgaaaaaaaaaaattttggttccgTACATGGAAATGTCAAATAGGTGTCCCTGGCTTGGTTTTCGTAGTGCCAGCACAGTGACATGGTTTAGGTTCGTGTCCGTGTGCTAAACAGGCCCTGGCAACCAGTGGAACAATGTCTCGTTTGGTGTTGATAGCCTTGTGGCAGTAGAACACTGCATAAGGATTTGACTTAATGTGGCACACTACTGCATGTGCGGAGGCTAGGCAAGCTAATTCAACCACACCAGGCTGAACTGTGCACACTACTGCATGTGGGGAGGCTAGCTGATTCAACCACACCACGCTCTTCTTTCTTCCCTGTTTACAAAGGAGTAGGTGAGCAACCGCACATCATTTGTTTTGAGAACTGTCACAAAGAACGCattttattctaaaaaatgcgagaaaaacattgaaaatgaGTCGGCCGTTAAAAACTGGAAACAAACACGCTTTATTCGCTTTTTGGACGTGTTGAAAGAGGTTGTGCAGATTTGACAACAGAATGTGGTTCAATGCTTGAAGAGGTTGGACAGATGCTCCCTTCTTGAGCACCTGCTGAGTTTCTAGAGATTGAACGTTGAGTTTCTGGGctgctttttctttatgatcTTTATTAAAGAACAGAAGATTACTAGAAAATTTAAGATGCAGGAACAAGTCCTGGACTTTTTAAGTGGAAACCACATGCTTGGTTTAGATTCAAGGGGAATCCTCTTAGCCCGATGCGAAATGTGTATTAAGTCATATGAGTTGGCACAATGTTTATGATCAAACTCATGCACGAGACAGGATTGAGTCACTTTGGTCTTGTTCAGGACTAAGTTTAACTCTGTCAAAATCAGTTCCAGGTCCTAACAAAATATGGTGCCTCGTAAAGTTGGAGTTGGTGGAATGTTACTTGCAAAATTATGTAAATTCGGAAGCTCATTTCCGGTCTCGTCCAATGGCCGGAATGACACTAGAGTTACTTATAATAAGATTGAGGTAGCTATGGTATCCAAAGAGGAGCAAGCACATGCGTACAG
This window of the Nymphaea colorata isolate Beijing-Zhang1983 chromosome 2, ASM883128v2, whole genome shotgun sequence genome carries:
- the LOC116247133 gene encoding BURP domain-containing protein 5-like; its protein translation is MAYKWSHHPLEKDQRSHSSLIQYHQSLHSPSAAMAMTLFYLLSIVLLGGTRGSSSSGEMSPEAYWKRLLPRTPIPDYLQPFLPKDLTGGVEKKAYVPVLDQCKVYVAWRFGVTPEELKALHDTEFLFLPENLKPRSKTKKLDFVKKEREGREWHAFLPRRTAEAFPFSVSKLDGILKYFSIEPTSRAARDMKETLETCELEANEGESRYCATSLESMVDFAISQLKTNDVKLLSTSIIDKGTAAKGRVYTVQKGVTEFPYKDSVVCHVLGYPYAVFYCHKTVNTSSYVLPLVAEEDGSRVDAGAVCHTETSSWNPKHAAFQTLGVKPGAPMCHFLSYGHFAWVANSAP